One region of Lebetimonas natsushimae genomic DNA includes:
- the groES gene encoding co-chaperone GroES, whose translation MFKPIGLRVLIERVEEEAKTASGIIIPDNAKEKPLEGKVIAISKEVEEDENLPINVGDTVVFAKYAGTEITIDGKEYLVLNTDDILGKIE comes from the coding sequence ATGTTTAAACCAATCGGCTTAAGAGTTTTAATTGAAAGAGTTGAAGAAGAAGCTAAAACTGCAAGTGGAATCATTATTCCGGACAATGCAAAAGAAAAACCATTAGAAGGTAAAGTAATTGCTATTTCAAAAGAAGTTGAAGAAGATGAAAATTTACCAATTAATGTAGGAGACACAGTAGTATTTGCAAAATATGCAGGAACTGAAATTACAATAGACGGAAAAGAATATTTAGTATTAAATACTGACGATATTCTCGGAAAAATAGAATAA
- a CDS encoding TRAP transporter small permease — protein MKILKFIDILIGLINEFIAAFGISAGVFLAFINVIARFVFHKGIDWAFELTNYLFIWSAFFGAAYCFRKECHIKVTLLVDLLPPLLAKYITILAKLITLIYLLAVSYFGYLFIFDPDFGLKASGEISIDLNVPMWIPYLALPLAFLSAAFRVSQKIIELIKTPPEQIKQVSEHEMIIEETKLNLGEDV, from the coding sequence ATGAAAATATTAAAATTCATTGATATATTAATTGGTCTAATTAATGAATTTATAGCCGCTTTTGGAATAAGTGCCGGCGTATTTCTGGCTTTTATAAATGTAATAGCCAGATTTGTTTTTCATAAAGGGATTGACTGGGCATTTGAACTTACAAATTACCTATTTATATGGTCCGCCTTTTTTGGGGCGGCATATTGCTTTAGGAAAGAATGCCACATAAAAGTTACACTTTTAGTGGATTTACTGCCGCCGCTCTTAGCTAAATATATAACAATACTTGCCAAACTAATTACACTTATTTATCTGCTTGCAGTCAGTTATTTCGGATATCTGTTTATTTTTGATCCGGACTTTGGACTTAAAGCCAGCGGAGAAATTAGTATTGATTTAAATGTACCAATGTGGATACCATATTTGGCACTTCCTCTTGCATTTTTAAGTGCAGCTTTTAGGGTGTCTCAAAAAATAATAGAACTTATTAAAACCCCTCCTGAACAAATAAAACAGGTCAGTGAACATGAAATGATTATAGAAGAGACAAAACTAAATCTTGGAGAAGATGTATGA
- a CDS encoding TRAP transporter large permease, which translates to MSVALVLFGIFFILLLLSTPVAVALGASTFITSYIFEGKESLIDLASALFSKLDKYALMAIPMFILAGNILSKGGSAKRIVEFAKAFVGHLPGGLPIAAIFASIIFAAVSGSSPATVAAIGSIMFGAITAAGYPKSYAVGTITASGSLGILIPPSIVMIIYGVTAEQSIGKLFIAGIIPGLIIGFMLMAVTYIGAKRLGFKKQKPASWSEKWQKFKEAFWALMTIVIIIGGIYGGIFTPTEAAAVSAVWALFIAIFIYKDINIKELYIVFLDSAKTSAMILFIIANASMFAYFLTLENIPQMLSDWVVNMHLGKIGFLIAVNILLLIAGNFMEPSSIIMIMVPLLLPVAKMLGINPIHFGVIITINMELGMLTPPVGLNLFVASGITGLSIKDVVKAVLPWFFVILIGLLLITYIPQISLFLPNLMISS; encoded by the coding sequence ATGAGTGTGGCGTTAGTTCTTTTTGGCATTTTTTTCATTTTACTGCTGCTAAGCACCCCTGTAGCCGTGGCGCTTGGTGCTAGTACTTTTATAACTTCTTATATCTTTGAAGGTAAAGAATCATTAATTGATCTGGCAAGTGCCTTGTTTTCTAAACTTGATAAATATGCTCTTATGGCTATTCCCATGTTTATACTTGCCGGAAATATTTTAAGTAAGGGCGGAAGTGCAAAAAGAATAGTTGAATTTGCAAAAGCTTTTGTTGGACATTTGCCAGGTGGACTTCCAATAGCAGCCATTTTTGCAAGTATTATTTTTGCGGCAGTTTCAGGTTCATCCCCTGCTACCGTTGCTGCAATTGGAAGCATTATGTTTGGGGCAATTACAGCTGCCGGATATCCTAAATCTTATGCAGTGGGCACCATTACAGCAAGCGGCTCTCTTGGAATTTTAATTCCGCCAAGTATAGTAATGATTATTTACGGAGTAACGGCAGAACAGAGCATTGGAAAACTGTTTATTGCAGGAATAATTCCGGGACTAATAATTGGTTTTATGCTGATGGCTGTTACCTATATTGGAGCAAAAAGACTGGGCTTTAAAAAACAAAAACCTGCAAGCTGGTCTGAGAAATGGCAAAAATTTAAAGAAGCCTTTTGGGCGCTTATGACAATAGTTATAATTATCGGGGGAATTTACGGTGGAATTTTTACCCCTACAGAAGCCGCCGCTGTTTCAGCGGTTTGGGCTTTATTTATTGCAATTTTTATTTATAAAGATATAAATATTAAAGAATTATATATAGTGTTTTTAGACAGTGCAAAAACATCCGCTATGATTTTATTTATTATTGCAAATGCCTCTATGTTTGCTTATTTTTTAACACTCGAGAATATTCCTCAAATGCTTAGCGATTGGGTTGTGAATATGCACCTTGGTAAAATAGGATTTTTAATTGCAGTAAATATTTTATTGCTTATTGCAGGTAATTTTATGGAGCCAAGCTCAATTATTATGATTATGGTTCCTTTACTATTACCGGTGGCAAAAATGCTTGGAATCAATCCCATTCATTTTGGAGTTATAATAACAATCAATATGGAACTTGGAATGCTAACCCCTCCTGTCGGTTTAAATCTATTTGTCGCAAGTGGTATAACAGGTCTTTCAATAAAAGATGTAGTGAAAGCGGTATTACCTTGGTTTTTTGTTATTTTAATAGGACTTTTGTTAATTACATATATTCCGCAAATTTCACTATTTTTACCAAATTTAATGATTTCCTCATAA